Proteins from a single region of Stigmatella erecta:
- a CDS encoding kelch repeat-containing protein codes for MSLLRLFAVPLLMLAVLVGCEPSPLPPAGAPTGTMRLAVDTSSAVPGDVSRVTVTVSASDMASLSTQLVFTDGTWSGVLEGIPAGPHRTFLAQAFTAVGILRYEGRAEDVTVTADATGLVALTLQDVTPPPPLINEAPLIDSLRVNPSTVVPGGSVSLTVSAHDPNAGDTLSFAWEAPSGSFSAPTQPQTLWAAPATQGAVPLVLTVSDSRGAALSVSVTVNVSQGSGASEVKVGFNTAPKLVALTSTQSYLNVGQPTALSVSATDVDGDSLSYQWNTTCAGSFTDTAASSAAFTPSALPTSPCNNCQVSVTVKDGRGGQNTGHLALCVSKGVVWRATGSWTAVDAMAARRYEHTATLLPGGQVLVLGGWSDTGFLAAAEVFNPATGTWSPTAPMSKAHFWHAATLLPNGKVLVSGGSNGNGFLAASEVYDPATGTWSLSGSLSTPRYRQTATLLLDGRVLIVGGIYNSSRLASSEVYDPATGAWSPTGALPTPIYRQTATLLPNGKVLLAGGESPAGYLAAAHVYDPGTGTWSPTNAMLSKRAGHTATVLANGKVLVSGGENSQSGRYLAASELYDPATGTWSPTNSLSTPRSWHTATRLANGKVLITGGYNEVGSRYLAASELYDPDTGTWSPTGSLATPRYVHTATRLDDGRVLITGGYNTSAYLSSAEVYDPPTAF; via the coding sequence GTGTCCCTGCTGCGTCTCTTCGCCGTCCCCCTGCTCATGCTGGCGGTGCTCGTCGGTTGTGAACCCTCGCCGCTGCCCCCCGCCGGTGCTCCCACCGGCACGATGCGGCTGGCCGTTGACACGTCCTCGGCCGTGCCGGGCGACGTCTCGCGCGTCACCGTCACGGTTTCCGCCTCCGACATGGCCTCGCTGTCCACCCAGTTGGTGTTCACGGACGGGACGTGGAGTGGCGTCCTGGAGGGCATCCCAGCGGGCCCTCACCGGACCTTCCTGGCCCAGGCGTTCACCGCGGTCGGCATCTTGCGCTACGAGGGGCGCGCCGAGGATGTCACCGTCACGGCGGATGCCACCGGCCTGGTGGCCCTCACGCTCCAAGATGTCACCCCTCCGCCTCCCTTGATCAACGAGGCGCCCCTGATCGATTCCTTGAGGGTCAACCCGTCCACCGTGGTCCCGGGGGGCAGTGTCTCCCTGACGGTCAGTGCCCATGATCCCAACGCGGGCGACACCTTGAGCTTCGCTTGGGAGGCTCCCTCCGGGAGTTTTTCGGCTCCCACCCAGCCCCAGACCCTCTGGGCGGCGCCCGCCACCCAGGGCGCGGTGCCCCTCGTGCTCACGGTGAGTGACTCTCGGGGAGCGGCCCTCTCGGTGAGCGTGACGGTGAATGTCTCGCAGGGCAGCGGGGCCTCCGAGGTGAAGGTGGGCTTCAATACCGCGCCCAAGCTGGTAGCCCTGACCTCCACGCAGTCCTACCTGAACGTGGGCCAGCCGACGGCCCTGTCCGTGTCGGCCACCGACGTGGACGGCGACAGCCTGAGCTACCAGTGGAACACCACGTGCGCGGGCAGCTTCACGGACACGGCCGCCTCCAGCGCGGCTTTCACGCCCTCGGCCCTGCCCACGTCGCCTTGCAACAACTGCCAGGTGAGCGTGACGGTGAAGGACGGACGCGGCGGACAGAACACGGGCCATCTGGCGCTGTGCGTCTCCAAGGGCGTGGTCTGGCGGGCTACGGGGAGTTGGACCGCGGTGGACGCCATGGCCGCGCGGCGCTACGAGCATACGGCGACGCTGTTGCCCGGCGGTCAGGTGCTCGTTTTGGGAGGGTGGAGTGACACGGGCTTCCTGGCGGCGGCGGAGGTGTTCAATCCCGCCACGGGCACCTGGAGCCCCACCGCCCCCATGTCCAAAGCGCACTTCTGGCATGCGGCGACGCTGCTGCCCAATGGCAAGGTTCTTGTCTCAGGGGGATCCAACGGCAATGGCTTCTTGGCGGCGTCGGAGGTGTACGATCCGGCCACGGGCACCTGGAGTCTCTCCGGCTCCCTGTCTACTCCCCGTTACCGCCAGACGGCGACGCTGCTGCTCGATGGCAGGGTGCTCATCGTAGGGGGAATCTACAATTCGAGTCGCCTGGCATCTTCGGAGGTGTATGACCCGGCCACGGGGGCCTGGAGTCCCACGGGCGCTCTGCCCACACCGATCTATCGCCAGACGGCGACGCTGCTGCCCAATGGCAAGGTTCTCCTCGCGGGAGGAGAGTCCCCCGCAGGATACTTGGCGGCGGCGCACGTATACGATCCGGGCACGGGCACCTGGAGCCCCACCAACGCGATGCTCTCCAAGCGCGCCGGCCATACGGCGACGGTGCTCGCCAACGGCAAGGTGCTCGTCTCGGGGGGAGAGAACAGCCAGAGCGGCCGGTACCTGGCGGCGTCGGAGCTATACGACCCGGCCACGGGCACCTGGAGCCCCACCAACTCCCTGTCCACGCCTCGTTCCTGGCATACGGCGACGCGGCTCGCCAACGGTAAGGTGCTCATCACAGGGGGATACAACGAGGTGGGCAGCCGGTACCTGGCGGCGTCGGAGCTGTACGATCCGGACACGGGCACTTGGAGCCCTACCGGTTCTCTGGCCACACCGCGCTACGTGCATACGGCGACGCGGCTCGACGACGGCAGGGTCCTCATCACAGGGGGGTACAACACCAGCGCCTACCTCTCGTCGGCAGAGGTGTACGACCCTCCCACGGCCTTCTGA
- a CDS encoding dihydrodipicolinate synthase family protein, protein MKNAPLRGIVSYPITPFQEDGRVNLELLRELVERQVKAGVHAIAPLGSTGVLPYLTDEEREAVTETTVQQVAGRVPTLVGVSSLTTERTVHHARFAERVGATAVMIIPMSYWKLTDAEILRHFDTVAKAISLPIALYNNPATGGIDLSPEVISKVLEIPNVTMVKESTGDVNRMHRLVQLAGEQVAFYNGSNPLALAAFVAGARGWCTAAPHLIPELNVQLYEAIERKELDRARVLFYRQLPLLQFIVKHGLPRAISAGLELTGTRVGSLRAPLLPLEAPQVEDLRRILVTLEVLRA, encoded by the coding sequence ATGAAGAACGCCCCCCTTCGAGGCATCGTCTCCTACCCCATCACCCCCTTCCAGGAGGACGGCCGCGTCAACCTTGAGTTGTTGCGCGAGCTGGTCGAGCGGCAGGTGAAGGCGGGCGTGCATGCCATCGCCCCGCTGGGAAGCACTGGCGTCCTCCCATACCTCACGGACGAGGAGCGTGAGGCCGTGACGGAGACCACCGTCCAGCAGGTCGCTGGGCGCGTCCCCACCTTGGTGGGCGTCTCGAGCCTCACGACGGAGCGGACGGTCCACCATGCCCGCTTCGCCGAGCGGGTAGGGGCCACGGCGGTGATGATCATCCCGATGAGCTACTGGAAGCTGACGGATGCGGAGATCCTCCGCCACTTCGACACGGTGGCGAAGGCCATCTCCCTTCCGATCGCGCTGTACAACAACCCGGCGACCGGAGGAATCGACCTGTCCCCGGAGGTCATCTCGAAGGTTCTGGAGATCCCCAACGTCACCATGGTGAAGGAGAGCACGGGGGATGTGAACCGGATGCACCGCCTGGTGCAGCTCGCCGGTGAGCAGGTGGCCTTTTACAACGGCAGCAACCCGCTGGCGCTCGCGGCCTTCGTCGCCGGGGCGCGGGGGTGGTGTACCGCGGCGCCCCACCTCATCCCGGAGCTGAACGTCCAGCTGTACGAGGCGATCGAGCGGAAGGAGCTCGATCGGGCACGCGTGCTCTTCTACCGCCAGCTTCCCCTGCTGCAGTTCATCGTGAAGCACGGCCTGCCGCGTGCCATCTCGGCGGGACTCGAACTCACCGGGACACGGGTGGGCTCGCTGCGTGCGCCCTTGCTCCCCTTGGAAGCCCCGCAGGTCGAAGATCTGCGGCGGATCCTCGTCACGCTCGAAGTGCTGCGCGCGTAG
- a CDS encoding PLP-dependent aminotransferase family protein, translating to MTRGPVARPWRLDLPLEPDSATPLYRQLVQAIARDIRRGRLRPGDALPGTRTLAEELGITRKVVVTALDELVSQGWLISQPARGTFVSPALPAHAVADAEPRRAEVRQAPGVARPSVLTLNDGSPDARLAPLEALARAYRRALLRLSRKGLGYGDARGDGVLREVLSSFLNQARGLSSRPEQLIITRGSQMALLLAGKALVRPGELVAVESPGYTPAWDAFRFVGAELCPVPVDHEGLRIDALERVLARGRVRAVYTTPHHQYPTTVSLSAARRLALLALAAKHGFTIIEDDYDYEYYYASRPLLPMASTGELRSVVYIGSLSKLIAPGIRVGYLVANEQILERAVAARATVDRQGEPALERAVAELLEDGELQRHARKARRVYEGRRDHLVSRLRAHRHLREVLEFDVPSGGLALWLRAREGVDVEAWSRRAAGQGLLFTPGSAHGAERLARQGFRAGYAALEPRELDAAVTLLGKSA from the coding sequence ATGACAAGGGGTCCAGTTGCAAGGCCGTGGCGGTTGGATCTGCCGCTGGAGCCCGACAGCGCCACGCCGCTCTACCGCCAGCTCGTCCAGGCCATTGCCCGCGACATCCGCCGAGGAAGGCTGCGCCCAGGAGATGCCCTGCCCGGTACTCGCACGCTCGCCGAGGAGCTGGGCATCACGCGCAAGGTGGTCGTCACCGCACTCGATGAGCTCGTCTCCCAGGGATGGCTGATCTCGCAGCCCGCGCGTGGGACGTTCGTCTCCCCTGCCCTTCCGGCCCATGCGGTCGCCGACGCCGAGCCCAGGCGGGCGGAGGTACGCCAAGCTCCCGGGGTGGCAAGGCCCTCTGTCCTCACCTTGAATGATGGTTCTCCGGATGCACGCCTCGCGCCCCTGGAAGCCCTCGCGCGGGCGTATCGCAGGGCCCTGCTGCGGCTCTCACGCAAGGGGCTCGGGTATGGAGACGCACGCGGTGACGGGGTGCTGCGGGAGGTCCTCTCCTCGTTCCTGAACCAGGCGCGAGGGCTTTCCAGCCGGCCAGAGCAGCTCATCATCACCCGTGGCAGCCAGATGGCGCTGCTGCTCGCGGGCAAGGCGCTCGTCCGCCCGGGCGAGCTCGTCGCCGTGGAGTCCCCTGGCTACACCCCTGCCTGGGATGCGTTCCGGTTCGTGGGCGCGGAGTTGTGTCCTGTGCCCGTGGATCATGAGGGGTTGCGGATCGACGCACTGGAGCGGGTGCTCGCGCGTGGGCGGGTTCGTGCGGTCTACACGACGCCCCACCACCAGTACCCCACGACCGTCTCGCTCTCCGCGGCGCGGCGCCTGGCGCTCCTGGCCCTCGCGGCGAAGCACGGCTTCACCATCATCGAGGACGATTACGACTACGAGTACTACTACGCATCGCGTCCGCTGCTGCCCATGGCGAGCACCGGCGAGCTCCGGAGCGTGGTGTACATCGGCTCGCTCTCGAAGCTGATCGCCCCGGGCATCCGTGTCGGATACCTCGTGGCGAACGAGCAGATTCTCGAGCGGGCGGTGGCGGCACGGGCGACGGTGGACCGGCAGGGAGAGCCCGCCCTGGAGCGCGCCGTCGCGGAGCTTCTCGAGGACGGCGAGCTTCAACGGCACGCGCGCAAGGCACGCCGGGTGTACGAGGGGCGCCGGGATCACCTGGTGTCACGCCTGCGGGCCCATCGGCACCTGCGGGAGGTGCTCGAGTTCGATGTGCCCTCCGGGGGACTGGCCCTCTGGCTGAGGGCCCGGGAAGGGGTGGACGTGGAGGCGTGGAGCCGCCGCGCCGCCGGGCAGGGACTCCTCTTCACGCCCGGCAGTGCGCATGGAGCGGAGCGGCTGGCGCGGCAGGGCTTTCGCGCTGGATACGCCGCGCTGGAGCCACGGGAGCTGGATGCCGCGGTCACGCTCCTGGGCAAGAGTGCGTAG
- a CDS encoding MBL fold metallo-hydrolase, producing MAIHLCSTCGTSYPESSTPPPRCPICEDERQYMPRGGQTWTTPEVLAQGHTNSWRELEPGLFAIHTQPGFAIGQRALLLRTPAGNILWDCVALLDGATEAIVRALGGLSAIAISHPHYYTCMQDWARAFQCPIHLHSADAQWVMRPDPHIQSWSGETLKLGEQVTLLRLGGHFPGGTVLHWTAGADQRGALLSGDIVQVASDTSRVSFLWSYPNMMPLSAGTVRRIAATLAPWRFERVYGAFPGREVLQRGGDAIASSARRYIELLESTQA from the coding sequence ATGGCGATACACCTCTGCTCCACCTGTGGGACTTCCTACCCGGAGTCCTCCACGCCCCCTCCTCGCTGCCCCATTTGTGAAGACGAGCGCCAGTACATGCCTCGCGGAGGCCAGACATGGACGACCCCCGAAGTACTCGCCCAGGGGCACACCAACAGCTGGCGTGAGCTCGAACCGGGCCTGTTCGCCATCCACACACAGCCGGGCTTCGCGATTGGCCAGCGCGCGCTGCTGCTGCGCACGCCGGCGGGCAACATCTTGTGGGACTGCGTGGCGCTGCTCGACGGGGCGACCGAGGCGATCGTGCGCGCGTTGGGCGGCTTGAGCGCGATTGCCATCTCCCACCCGCACTACTACACGTGCATGCAGGACTGGGCGCGCGCCTTCCAGTGCCCCATCCACCTCCATTCCGCCGATGCGCAGTGGGTGATGCGCCCGGATCCGCACATTCAGTCCTGGAGTGGCGAGACGCTGAAGCTCGGCGAGCAGGTGACGCTCCTCCGGCTCGGCGGCCATTTCCCCGGAGGGACAGTGCTGCACTGGACGGCTGGCGCGGACCAGCGGGGGGCCCTGCTGAGCGGAGACATCGTGCAGGTCGCCAGCGACACCTCTCGGGTCTCCTTCCTCTGGAGCTACCCCAACATGATGCCGCTGTCGGCGGGCACGGTGCGGCGCATCGCCGCCACGCTCGCGCCGTGGCGATTCGAGCGCGTCTACGGCGCGTTTCCCGGCCGGGAGGTGCTCCAGCGTGGAGGAGACGCGATCGCGAGTTCCGCCCGGCGTTACATCGAACTGCTGGAGAGCACCCAGGCCTGA
- a CDS encoding cupin domain-containing protein, whose translation MADLGTTQYHSADFDKTPPRPRVVMPEKLAHRQVEQGGRQEEYSKARKHPVFFVDLPSHALSMTIGWLDPGQSSNRHRHTYETVLFILEGEGYSYVGGKRVEWEQGDAVYVPVWAWHNHVNTGKGVARYLACENAPMLQNMGGVALREEVPERGDQFFDKNHEERS comes from the coding sequence ATGGCAGACCTAGGAACCACCCAGTATCACTCGGCCGACTTCGACAAGACGCCCCCCCGGCCTCGCGTCGTCATGCCCGAGAAGCTCGCCCACCGTCAGGTGGAACAGGGCGGGCGGCAGGAGGAGTACTCGAAGGCGCGCAAGCACCCCGTCTTCTTCGTCGACCTGCCCTCACACGCGCTCAGCATGACGATTGGTTGGCTGGATCCGGGCCAGTCCTCGAACCGGCATCGCCACACCTACGAAACCGTCCTCTTCATCCTCGAAGGCGAGGGGTACTCGTACGTGGGGGGCAAGCGCGTCGAGTGGGAGCAGGGGGACGCCGTCTACGTCCCCGTGTGGGCGTGGCACAACCACGTCAACACCGGCAAGGGCGTGGCCCGCTACCTCGCGTGCGAGAACGCTCCCATGCTGCAGAACATGGGAGGCGTCGCGCTGCGCGAGGAGGTGCCGGAGCGGGGCGACCAGTTCTTCGACAAGAACCACGAGGAGCGGTCATGA
- a CDS encoding hydrolase, which yields MSPASHPVPALLDPSNCVLVLIDFQPQMAFGVKSIDGQLLVNNVTGLAKAAQVFKVPTLLTSVAEKTFSGPTFSQITEVFPQEPIIDRTTMNTWEDKRVVDAIKKTGRKKIVLAGLWTEVCIAFPALDALREGFEVYVVADACGGTSQVAHDLAIQRVAQAGGTPITWLQFLLELQRDWARQETYDPVNAIVKQHGGTYGAGITYAKAMLGASANEGKR from the coding sequence ATGAGCCCTGCATCCCACCCCGTCCCCGCCCTGCTGGATCCCTCCAATTGCGTCCTCGTGCTGATTGATTTCCAGCCGCAGATGGCGTTCGGGGTGAAGTCCATCGATGGGCAGTTGCTCGTGAATAACGTCACGGGCCTGGCCAAGGCCGCCCAGGTGTTCAAGGTCCCCACCCTGCTCACCTCGGTGGCGGAGAAGACGTTCAGCGGCCCCACCTTCAGCCAGATCACCGAGGTGTTCCCCCAGGAGCCCATCATCGACCGGACGACGATGAACACCTGGGAAGACAAGCGGGTGGTCGACGCCATCAAGAAGACGGGCCGCAAGAAGATTGTCCTCGCCGGGCTCTGGACCGAGGTGTGCATCGCGTTCCCCGCGCTCGACGCGCTCCGGGAGGGCTTCGAGGTCTACGTCGTCGCGGACGCCTGCGGCGGCACGAGCCAGGTGGCCCACGATCTGGCCATCCAGCGGGTGGCCCAGGCGGGTGGCACGCCCATCACCTGGCTCCAGTTCCTGCTGGAGCTCCAGCGGGATTGGGCGCGCCAGGAAACGTACGATCCGGTCAATGCCATCGTGAAGCAGCACGGGGGCACGTACGGCGCGGGCATCACCTACGCGAAGGCCATGCTCGGCGCGTCGGCGAACGAAGGGAAGCGCTAG
- a CDS encoding antibiotic biosynthesis monooxygenase, translated as MEVLKLDRTAPQPVKIVLERRIKPGTQPAFEQWVQALMKTASGNPALQGSSVFKAGEGDYFILLRFESQGALDAWQALPEVVELLRAGDALATPLEPPAVRTGLETWFTVPGMSPRAVPPKWKMALVTWLALLPQALILGMLIPKTLPRFVAVSLSTALPVAALTWFIMPRLTGLLSRWLYGPAKR; from the coding sequence ATGGAAGTGCTGAAGCTCGACAGAACGGCCCCCCAGCCCGTCAAGATCGTGTTGGAGCGGCGCATCAAGCCCGGCACCCAACCGGCCTTCGAGCAGTGGGTCCAGGCGCTGATGAAGACCGCGTCCGGGAACCCCGCCCTGCAGGGCTCGAGCGTGTTCAAGGCAGGCGAAGGGGACTACTTCATCCTCTTGCGCTTCGAGAGCCAGGGCGCCCTGGATGCGTGGCAGGCCCTGCCCGAGGTCGTGGAGCTGCTCCGCGCGGGAGATGCGCTCGCCACCCCCCTGGAGCCCCCCGCCGTCCGCACCGGCCTGGAGACCTGGTTCACCGTGCCGGGGATGAGCCCGCGCGCGGTGCCCCCCAAGTGGAAGATGGCCCTCGTGACGTGGCTGGCCCTGCTGCCCCAGGCACTCATCCTGGGCATGCTGATTCCCAAGACGCTCCCCCGCTTCGTGGCCGTCTCGCTCTCGACGGCCCTCCCCGTGGCGGCGCTCACCTGGTTCATCATGCCCCGGCTGACCGGGCTCCTCTCGCGGTGGCTGTACGGCCCCGCGAAGCGCTGA
- a CDS encoding amidohydrolase translates to MVPANLILKNGRIFTGDTRKPSASAVAITDGRISTLGGEPDVMALRGAATQVIDLEGRTVIPGLIDSHIHTIRGGLNFNLELRWDGVPSLADALRKLRAQAQRTPPPQWVRVVGGWNEFQFAERRLPTLEEINAAAPETPVFILYLYGLAFLNGAALRAVGYTRDTPNPPGGEIQRDRQGNPTGMLIAKPNAAILYATLAKGPKLSHEDQVNSTRHFMRELNRLGLTSVIDAGGGFQNYPDDYQVVESLHRQGQLSVRIAYNLFTQRPKQEIEDFRKWTGMVRPGQGDAFYRMNGAGEMLVFSAADFEDFLEPRPELAASLEEELETVVRHLAEHRWPFRLHATYDESISRFLDVFEKVNRDVPFQGLRWWFDHAETITPRNLERTRALGGGIAVQDRMAFQGEHFIARYGADAAAHSPPIRRMLDLGIPVGAGTDATRVSSYNPWVSLYWLVTGKTVGGAALYPSSNRMSREEALRLYTAGSAWFSGEDQDKGTLSEGRFADLAVLSADYFSVPEEEIKQLQSVLTVVDGKVVYGAGKFGPLAPPLPPVSPGWSPVAGTGGLSGPSASPAHAHAHAHAHTHVHASPVAHGALWGSGSGCDCFVF, encoded by the coding sequence ATGGTCCCCGCGAACCTCATCCTCAAGAACGGCCGCATCTTCACCGGCGACACGCGGAAGCCCAGCGCGTCCGCCGTCGCCATCACGGACGGCCGCATCTCCACCCTCGGCGGTGAACCGGACGTCATGGCCCTGCGCGGCGCGGCCACCCAGGTCATTGACCTGGAGGGCCGCACCGTCATCCCGGGGCTCATCGACTCCCACATCCACACCATCCGGGGAGGGCTGAACTTCAATCTGGAGCTTCGCTGGGATGGGGTTCCCTCGCTCGCGGATGCCCTGCGCAAGCTCCGCGCGCAGGCACAGCGGACGCCTCCGCCCCAATGGGTGCGGGTGGTCGGCGGCTGGAACGAGTTCCAGTTCGCCGAGCGGCGATTGCCCACCCTGGAAGAGATCAACGCGGCGGCCCCCGAGACGCCCGTCTTCATCCTGTACCTGTACGGCCTGGCGTTCCTCAATGGCGCCGCGCTGCGCGCCGTGGGCTACACGCGCGACACGCCCAATCCTCCGGGAGGCGAAATCCAGCGCGACCGGCAGGGCAACCCCACGGGCATGCTCATCGCCAAGCCCAACGCCGCCATCCTCTACGCCACCCTCGCCAAGGGCCCGAAGCTCTCCCACGAGGACCAGGTCAACTCGACCCGGCACTTCATGCGGGAGCTCAACCGCCTGGGGCTGACGAGCGTCATCGACGCGGGCGGCGGGTTCCAGAACTACCCCGACGACTACCAGGTGGTCGAATCCCTGCACCGCCAGGGGCAGCTGTCCGTGCGGATCGCCTACAACCTCTTCACCCAGCGGCCCAAGCAGGAGATTGAGGACTTCCGCAAGTGGACGGGCATGGTCCGCCCCGGCCAGGGCGATGCCTTCTACCGGATGAACGGGGCGGGCGAGATGCTCGTCTTCTCCGCCGCCGACTTCGAGGACTTCCTGGAGCCCCGGCCCGAACTTGCCGCCTCGCTCGAAGAGGAGCTGGAGACGGTGGTCCGGCACCTCGCCGAGCACCGCTGGCCCTTCCGGCTGCACGCCACCTACGACGAGTCCATCAGCCGCTTCCTGGACGTCTTCGAGAAGGTGAATCGGGACGTGCCCTTCCAGGGGCTGCGGTGGTGGTTCGATCACGCGGAGACCATCACCCCCCGGAATCTGGAGCGCACCCGGGCGCTCGGCGGCGGCATCGCCGTCCAGGACCGGATGGCCTTCCAGGGCGAGCACTTCATCGCCCGGTATGGCGCGGATGCTGCGGCCCACTCCCCGCCCATCCGGCGCATGCTCGACCTGGGGATTCCCGTCGGCGCGGGCACCGATGCGACGCGCGTGTCCAGCTACAACCCCTGGGTCTCGCTGTACTGGCTCGTCACGGGCAAGACGGTCGGGGGCGCCGCGCTGTACCCGTCCTCCAACCGGATGAGCCGGGAAGAGGCGCTCCGGCTCTACACCGCCGGCAGCGCCTGGTTCTCCGGCGAGGATCAGGACAAGGGCACCCTCTCCGAAGGCAGGTTCGCCGACCTCGCGGTGCTCTCCGCCGACTACTTCTCCGTCCCCGAGGAGGAGATCAAACAGCTCCAGTCGGTCCTCACCGTGGTCGATGGAAAGGTGGTCTACGGCGCGGGCAAGTTCGGTCCCCTGGCGCCTCCCCTTCCCCCCGTGAGCCCGGGCTGGTCTCCGGTCGCGGGCACTGGAGGCCTCTCGGGACCGTCGGCCTCCCCTGCGCACGCCCACGCCCACGCCCATGCCCATACCCACGTTCACGCGTCCCCTGTCGCGCACGGTGCCCTCTGGGGCAGCGGGAGCGGCTGCGATTGCTTCGTGTTCTGA
- a CDS encoding glycoside hydrolase family 43 protein — protein MKTYRKFAALTVLSAAAVSGVGCGNEVGSEAEAALATAQAPLACTTRIVYGDAWIHPGHPDQFDIADGQVTWDGTCVNEGSNSYAVLSNGWKPYFTGNNACVMSFDSDCAGAPACSTRVTYGPKWIHANPGTYDDVGGRVFWDRSCINESPNSYAALSNGWRPYFTGANGCAMTFRYTGCGGLYRNPVFPNDCADPGVIFDGGKYIAVCTSGGAASAFPIRTSSDLVTWTQAGFIFPSGKRPAWASSDFWAPEIHRVGSRYIAYYTARATNGVLSIGAATATSPLGPFTDLGRPLIQDASMGMIDATFFTDTAGTKYLVWKADGNAVGQKTPIYGQALSADGLSLVGARQTLITNDRSWEGGVVEAPWVVAKDGYYYLFYSGNAYYNGTYAIGVARATSPLGPYTKASAPILKTVPGWEGPGHGSVITAPSGTSVMVYHAWNSAHTARVMLVDAIVWSNGWPSMPAAPSVSSRPMP, from the coding sequence ATGAAGACCTATCGGAAGTTCGCGGCCCTGACCGTCTTGAGTGCCGCCGCAGTCTCTGGCGTGGGATGTGGCAATGAGGTGGGGAGCGAGGCGGAGGCGGCACTGGCCACCGCCCAGGCGCCGCTCGCCTGTACCACCCGCATCGTGTACGGCGATGCGTGGATCCACCCCGGTCACCCGGATCAATTCGACATCGCGGACGGCCAGGTGACTTGGGATGGGACCTGCGTCAACGAGGGATCCAATTCCTACGCGGTCCTTTCCAACGGGTGGAAGCCGTACTTCACCGGCAACAACGCGTGCGTGATGTCGTTCGACTCGGACTGCGCGGGGGCCCCCGCGTGCTCCACGCGCGTCACCTATGGCCCGAAGTGGATCCACGCCAACCCGGGGACTTACGACGACGTGGGCGGGCGCGTGTTCTGGGACCGCTCGTGCATCAATGAGAGCCCCAACTCCTACGCGGCGCTCTCCAATGGTTGGCGGCCGTATTTCACCGGGGCCAATGGCTGTGCCATGACGTTCCGGTACACGGGGTGTGGAGGGCTCTACCGGAACCCGGTGTTCCCCAATGACTGCGCCGACCCAGGCGTCATCTTCGATGGGGGCAAGTACATCGCGGTGTGCACGTCGGGCGGCGCCGCCAGTGCGTTCCCCATCCGGACGTCTTCGGACCTGGTGACCTGGACGCAGGCGGGCTTCATCTTCCCCTCGGGCAAGCGGCCCGCCTGGGCCTCCTCGGACTTCTGGGCTCCGGAGATCCACCGCGTGGGCTCGCGCTACATCGCCTACTACACGGCGCGCGCCACCAATGGCGTGCTCTCGATTGGCGCCGCCACCGCCACCAGTCCGCTCGGGCCCTTCACCGATCTGGGCCGCCCCCTGATTCAGGACGCGTCGATGGGGATGATCGACGCCACGTTCTTCACCGACACCGCGGGGACGAAGTACCTGGTGTGGAAGGCGGACGGCAACGCGGTGGGGCAGAAGACGCCCATCTACGGCCAGGCGCTCTCGGCGGATGGCCTGTCGCTGGTGGGCGCGCGGCAGACGCTCATCACCAATGACCGTTCTTGGGAGGGTGGGGTGGTCGAGGCGCCGTGGGTCGTGGCGAAGGACGGCTACTACTACCTCTTCTACAGCGGCAACGCCTATTACAACGGCACCTACGCCATCGGCGTGGCCCGCGCGACGAGCCCCCTGGGCCCGTACACCAAGGCCAGCGCTCCCATCCTCAAGACCGTGCCGGGTTGGGAAGGCCCTGGGCACGGCTCGGTCATCACCGCCCCCTCGGGGACCTCGGTGATGGTGTACCACGCGTGGAACAGCGCCCACACCGCGCGCGTGATGCTCGTGGATGCCATTGTCTGGAGCAACGGTTGGCCGTCCATGCCCGCCGCGCCGTCGGTGAGCTCGCGGCCGATGCCCTGA